One stretch of Roseibium sp. HPY-6 DNA includes these proteins:
- a CDS encoding FAD-dependent oxidoreductase, which translates to MSETGTSKLPSSARVVIVGGGIMGCGLAYHLAHEGCTDVVLLEKAELTSGSTWHAAGQITHSTSSFGLGKCVGYNIDLYAGKLEEETGQSVTWHGCGSFRLAYTEDEMDWLRHTMSVGRALKFPMEMVGPDRIRELHPFYNLDGVLGALHTPDDGHADPSGVTQALAIGARKLGVKIIRRCRATDIKQQANGEWKVSTELGDITCEHVVNAGGTYARQMGEWSGLQLPMTSMTHHYIVTDTVPEFKELDKELPVIRDDKLVSGYIRMEQKSGLIGIYEKENPNTVWEDFCPWEAENELFEADYDRIMPWLENAMDRMPIFAELGIKREVHGAISHPPDGNPLIGPAPGVKNYWCCCGTQIGIGWGPGLTRELARWIVHGSADISMREFDPRRFGGYADKDWQVVKAKEDYCLRHEIPFPHFNRLEGRPIKPSPLYDRLKEKGAVYEEVYGHERPRWFAKDGLEQRDYYSFRRAAWHEAVAKETKAVRTTAGIMDISAFTKIELSGPDAERYLDRLVANRLPKKVGGIALTHMLNRRGRIEMELTVVRLAEDRFYLVCAAFFEQRLLDHLAQNLEGEDATITNRSNEWGAMTLNGPLARDILAPNTTAALDNASFRWLTAQEIEVAGHKVWAFRMSYAGELGWEFHIPREHMLEIYDALWSTGEPLGLKDYGSFAMNALRLEKGFKGAGELTNEVTLPEADVMRFVKLDKGDFLGKAATEKSAAASNLPWVCVYLEIEPDGLEDGHGGEAVLMDGRPVGATSSVAFAHSVGKILAFAYVEPEAAQPGRALEVVIMNNRRKARILDAPAYDPESILPRTDAPVGVAAE; encoded by the coding sequence GTGTCGGAAACCGGAACCTCCAAACTGCCGTCTTCGGCCCGCGTCGTCATCGTTGGCGGCGGCATCATGGGCTGCGGCCTTGCCTACCATCTGGCTCATGAAGGCTGCACGGATGTCGTTCTTCTGGAAAAGGCGGAGCTGACCTCCGGCTCGACCTGGCATGCAGCCGGGCAGATCACGCATTCGACATCAAGTTTCGGCCTTGGAAAGTGCGTCGGCTACAACATCGATCTCTATGCCGGGAAGCTTGAGGAGGAAACGGGTCAGTCAGTGACCTGGCACGGGTGCGGCTCGTTCCGGCTGGCTTACACCGAAGACGAAATGGACTGGCTCCGGCACACGATGAGTGTCGGCAGGGCGCTGAAGTTTCCAATGGAAATGGTCGGGCCGGACCGTATTCGCGAGCTTCATCCGTTCTACAATCTTGATGGTGTCCTCGGCGCGCTGCACACACCTGACGACGGTCACGCGGATCCTTCCGGGGTCACGCAGGCGTTGGCCATCGGTGCGCGCAAGCTCGGTGTGAAGATCATTCGCCGCTGCCGCGCAACCGATATCAAGCAGCAGGCCAATGGTGAGTGGAAGGTCTCCACGGAACTCGGCGACATCACCTGCGAACACGTGGTCAACGCGGGCGGAACCTACGCCCGGCAAATGGGGGAGTGGAGCGGGTTGCAACTGCCCATGACCTCCATGACCCACCATTATATCGTCACGGATACCGTTCCGGAGTTCAAGGAACTGGATAAGGAACTGCCGGTCATCCGCGACGACAAGCTTGTCTCCGGCTACATCCGCATGGAGCAGAAGTCCGGTCTGATCGGGATCTACGAGAAGGAAAACCCGAACACCGTTTGGGAAGACTTCTGTCCGTGGGAAGCGGAGAACGAGCTTTTCGAAGCCGATTACGACCGCATCATGCCATGGCTGGAAAATGCCATGGACCGTATGCCGATCTTCGCTGAACTCGGCATCAAGCGCGAAGTCCACGGAGCAATCTCGCATCCGCCCGACGGCAACCCGCTGATCGGTCCGGCTCCGGGCGTCAAGAATTACTGGTGCTGCTGTGGAACCCAGATCGGTATCGGCTGGGGACCGGGCCTGACCCGTGAACTTGCGCGTTGGATCGTTCACGGCTCGGCGGACATCTCCATGCGTGAATTCGATCCGCGCAGGTTCGGCGGTTACGCCGACAAGGACTGGCAGGTCGTCAAAGCCAAGGAAGACTATTGCCTCCGCCATGAAATCCCGTTCCCGCATTTCAACCGGCTGGAAGGCCGCCCGATCAAACCCAGCCCGCTTTACGACCGCCTGAAGGAAAAGGGCGCGGTCTATGAAGAGGTCTACGGGCACGAACGCCCGCGCTGGTTTGCAAAGGACGGTCTTGAGCAGCGGGATTACTATTCCTTCAGACGCGCCGCCTGGCACGAAGCCGTGGCAAAGGAAACGAAAGCCGTAAGGACGACGGCCGGGATCATGGACATTTCGGCTTTCACCAAGATCGAGCTGTCCGGCCCGGATGCGGAACGCTATCTGGACAGGTTGGTCGCCAATCGGTTGCCGAAGAAAGTCGGCGGCATCGCTCTTACTCATATGCTCAACCGGCGCGGCCGGATTGAAATGGAGCTGACCGTGGTTCGGCTTGCCGAAGACCGGTTCTACCTGGTGTGTGCCGCATTCTTCGAGCAGCGGCTTCTGGATCATCTGGCCCAGAACCTGGAAGGTGAAGACGCGACGATCACGAACCGTTCCAACGAATGGGGCGCAATGACACTCAATGGCCCGCTTGCTCGCGATATCCTGGCACCGAACACGACAGCAGCCCTCGACAACGCGTCGTTCCGCTGGCTGACCGCCCAGGAAATCGAGGTCGCCGGTCACAAGGTCTGGGCATTCCGCATGTCCTATGCCGGTGAGCTCGGTTGGGAATTCCATATCCCCCGCGAGCATATGCTGGAAATCTATGATGCGCTCTGGTCAACGGGCGAACCGCTCGGATTGAAGGATTACGGCTCCTTTGCCATGAATGCGCTTCGCCTTGAAAAGGGCTTCAAGGGCGCCGGTGAACTGACCAATGAAGTGACGCTGCCCGAAGCCGATGTGATGCGGTTCGTGAAGCTTGATAAAGGCGATTTTCTGGGCAAGGCGGCCACGGAAAAGAGCGCGGCGGCGAGCAATCTGCCGTGGGTTTGCGTTTATCTCGAAATCGAGCCCGACGGTCTTGAGGACGGACACGGCGGCGAGGCGGTTCTGATGGATGGCCGGCCGGTGGGAGCGACCAGCTCTGTCGCCTTCGCACATTCGGTCGGCAAAATCCTTGCCTTTGCCTATGTCGAGCCTGAAGCCGCTCAGCCTGGGCGCGCGCTTGAAGTGGTTATCATGAACAATCGCCGTAAGGCCCGCATTCTGGACGCCCCCGCTTACGACCCGGAGAGCATTCTTCCCAGAACAGACGCGCCTGTCGGAGTGGCAGCCGAATGA
- a CDS encoding MurR/RpiR family transcriptional regulator translates to MIVPKTDLKAPQEVLTELASELEDLTPELRKAASYVLENPNDVGVSSIREIADAAGVKPNTFVRMARSVGFDGYEDFRHPFREAIRSRGTDFPDRARWLQSLAKGGQLGALFAEMAACAISNIENTFAATDANAMKAAADAIVNARHTYVLGVGVNNSNARNFSYLADMAVDTIWTIPRMGSVATDDLARADERDVLVAMTCKPYRTDVIAAVETAREQGLTIVAISDSPASPIVVCSDHAFVVDAETPQFFPSSVSTIALLETLLAFVIADAPEDVISSIDRFHTRRHKMGLYQEEWKDRS, encoded by the coding sequence ATGATCGTACCAAAAACGGATTTGAAAGCCCCTCAAGAGGTTCTCACCGAGCTTGCCTCGGAGCTTGAGGACCTGACGCCGGAGCTGCGCAAGGCTGCGAGCTATGTGCTTGAAAATCCTAACGATGTCGGCGTGAGCTCAATCCGCGAAATTGCGGATGCAGCAGGCGTGAAACCGAACACGTTCGTGCGTATGGCGCGCTCGGTCGGCTTCGATGGGTACGAAGACTTTCGCCATCCGTTCCGCGAAGCGATCCGCAGTCGTGGTACGGATTTCCCGGACCGGGCACGTTGGCTTCAGTCGCTCGCCAAGGGCGGTCAGCTGGGCGCACTCTTCGCGGAAATGGCAGCCTGCGCGATCTCCAATATCGAGAACACCTTCGCCGCAACAGACGCCAACGCGATGAAGGCGGCCGCCGATGCAATCGTGAATGCGCGCCATACCTACGTTCTCGGCGTTGGCGTGAACAATTCCAACGCGCGCAACTTCTCCTACCTCGCTGACATGGCAGTCGATACGATCTGGACCATTCCGAGGATGGGGTCTGTTGCTACCGATGATCTTGCCCGTGCGGATGAGCGCGATGTGCTCGTCGCCATGACCTGCAAACCCTACCGCACGGATGTCATCGCCGCCGTGGAAACGGCACGCGAACAGGGACTGACCATCGTCGCCATTTCCGACAGTCCGGCCTCGCCCATTGTCGTCTGCAGCGATCATGCGTTCGTCGTCGACGCGGAAACGCCTCAGTTTTTCCCTTCGTCCGTTTCGACAATTGCGCTGCTTGAAACGCTGCTCGCCTTCGTCATCGCCGATGCGCCCGAAGACGTGATTTCAAGCATCGACCGCTTTCACACACGCCGCCACAAGATGGGGCTCTACCAGGAAGAGTGGAAGGACCGCTCATGA
- a CDS encoding aromatic ring-hydroxylating dioxygenase subunit alpha → MNVHNQLVHSLEAHYYTDPEHFEREKAGLLARTWQFAGHVSLLEKPGDYFTIDIADESIICLRDREGELRAYYNVCQHRAHQLVQGEGNTKLLVCPYHSWTYELTGGLRSGPNVRAVPGFDRSKICLTSVRIEDFCGFLFVNLDPDAKPMDDWFPNVREELRAFVPHIDRLKPLEWVEISENCNWKVSVENYSECYHCPINHPTFATGVVKPETYDIQPQGYCLRHTTECQNLDRMTYDVDLTSNEHAGDYSSWYLWPLFSFQVYPGNVLNTYHWRAIDAGHVIVWRGWYTVDGVDSETIRRLAVQDRSTTVEEDIYLVESVQRGLRSRGYKPGPLVLDPACGVNSEHSVKTLQSWMREV, encoded by the coding sequence ATGAACGTTCACAACCAGCTCGTCCATTCGCTTGAAGCCCACTATTACACGGATCCGGAGCACTTCGAACGCGAAAAGGCAGGGCTGCTTGCGCGAACGTGGCAATTTGCCGGGCATGTTTCGCTGCTCGAAAAGCCCGGAGACTATTTCACCATCGACATTGCTGACGAAAGCATCATCTGCCTGCGCGACCGGGAAGGCGAGCTCAGGGCTTACTACAATGTCTGTCAGCACCGCGCGCACCAGCTGGTGCAGGGCGAAGGCAACACCAAGCTCCTGGTCTGCCCCTATCACAGCTGGACCTACGAGCTGACCGGCGGATTGCGCTCAGGCCCGAATGTCCGGGCCGTGCCCGGTTTCGACCGCAGCAAGATCTGCCTGACTTCGGTGCGCATCGAGGACTTTTGCGGGTTCCTCTTCGTGAACCTTGATCCGGACGCAAAGCCCATGGACGACTGGTTCCCAAATGTCCGCGAGGAGCTGCGCGCCTTTGTTCCGCATATTGACAGGCTAAAGCCACTCGAATGGGTGGAAATATCCGAGAACTGCAATTGGAAGGTCTCGGTGGAAAATTATTCCGAATGCTATCATTGCCCCATCAACCACCCCACCTTCGCCACAGGCGTGGTCAAACCAGAGACCTATGACATCCAGCCACAAGGATACTGTCTCCGGCACACGACCGAATGCCAGAACCTCGACCGCATGACCTATGACGTCGACCTCACGTCGAACGAACATGCCGGCGATTATTCCTCCTGGTACCTTTGGCCCTTGTTCTCGTTCCAGGTCTATCCCGGAAATGTTCTGAACACCTATCACTGGCGCGCAATCGACGCCGGTCACGTGATTGTCTGGCGCGGCTGGTACACGGTTGATGGTGTCGATAGCGAAACCATCCGGCGCCTCGCGGTTCAGGACCGGTCCACGACGGTTGAAGAAGACATCTATCTGGTGGAATCCGTCCAGCGCGGATTGCGAAGCCGTGGATACAAGCCTGGTCCACTCGTCCTTGATCCGGCCTGTGGCGTCAATTCCGAACACTCCGTCAAGACGCTGCAGAGCTGGATGCGGGAAGTCTGA
- a CDS encoding aldehyde dehydrogenase family protein, with translation MTDIPAYWHNFIDGDYCEGGAGHIEILDPSTGERVADQAIADESDVDRAVSAAKALSASGAWSDLRPVERGRIVRKMGEYILDRIDEIAPILTREAGKPLWEARLELEGAARYFEYYGNQAETMEGRSIPLGGGYFDFTTHEPFGVSAQIIPWNYPMEMTARSLSAALAVGCSVVVKTPELDPLTNRFFADAALACGLPNGALNIICGLGRDTGAALTAHPGVNQIVFTGSVQTGTAIATAAARNVVPCVLELGGKSAAIVHDDAELDAFLSDVRWGIYFNAGQVCSAMSRVVAHEKVHDKLVDGIVAMAEDLDVGDGLGFPDFGANMGPMISEGQCQRAAEMVSRAERDGARVATGGRRMNRPGYFLEPTVLTGVSPDMTVANDEVFGPVLSVLKFSTEEEAIRIANGTPYGLVAGVFTSDIDRAMRATRGLRAGQVFVNEWYAGGVETPFGGFGKSGYGREKGREALLNYVQTKNVAIKLR, from the coding sequence GTGACGGACATTCCGGCCTATTGGCACAATTTTATCGACGGCGACTACTGCGAGGGTGGCGCCGGACATATCGAGATTCTCGATCCATCGACCGGCGAGCGGGTCGCGGATCAGGCGATCGCGGACGAAAGCGATGTTGATCGTGCAGTGTCGGCGGCTAAGGCCTTGAGTGCCAGCGGTGCCTGGTCGGATCTTCGCCCCGTTGAGCGCGGCCGCATTGTCCGAAAGATGGGAGAGTACATTCTCGACCGGATCGACGAAATTGCTCCGATCCTGACGCGCGAAGCCGGCAAGCCGCTCTGGGAAGCCAGGCTCGAGCTTGAAGGTGCGGCACGCTACTTTGAATATTACGGCAACCAGGCCGAAACCATGGAAGGCCGCTCCATCCCGCTTGGCGGCGGCTATTTCGATTTCACCACCCATGAGCCGTTCGGCGTGTCGGCCCAGATCATTCCGTGGAACTACCCCATGGAAATGACGGCACGTTCGCTGTCGGCCGCGCTCGCTGTCGGCTGTTCCGTGGTCGTCAAGACACCAGAACTTGACCCGCTCACCAACCGGTTTTTTGCTGATGCCGCGCTCGCTTGCGGCCTGCCCAATGGCGCGCTCAACATCATCTGCGGGCTCGGGAGGGATACGGGCGCCGCACTGACCGCACATCCCGGCGTCAACCAGATCGTCTTCACCGGCTCGGTACAAACCGGAACGGCCATCGCAACCGCTGCTGCCCGGAACGTGGTGCCCTGCGTCCTCGAACTCGGCGGCAAATCGGCCGCCATCGTCCATGACGATGCCGAACTGGATGCGTTTCTCTCCGATGTCCGCTGGGGCATTTATTTCAATGCCGGCCAGGTCTGCTCCGCGATGTCCCGCGTCGTCGCCCACGAAAAGGTACACGACAAGCTGGTCGACGGCATTGTCGCCATGGCGGAAGACCTCGACGTCGGCGACGGCCTCGGGTTTCCGGACTTCGGCGCCAACATGGGCCCGATGATCTCCGAAGGTCAGTGCCAGCGCGCGGCAGAAATGGTCTCAAGGGCCGAGCGCGATGGCGCAAGGGTCGCCACGGGCGGACGGCGGATGAACCGCCCGGGATACTTTCTCGAACCGACGGTGCTGACGGGCGTGTCGCCTGACATGACGGTCGCCAATGACGAGGTCTTTGGCCCGGTCCTGTCCGTCTTGAAATTCAGCACCGAGGAAGAAGCCATCCGTATCGCCAATGGAACGCCTTACGGATTGGTTGCCGGCGTTTTCACATCCGATATCGACCGCGCCATGCGGGCAACCAGGGGTCTGCGGGCCGGGCAGGTGTTTGTCAACGAATGGTACGCGGGCGGCGTCGAAACCCCCTTTGGCGGTTTCGGCAAATCCGGCTACGGTCGCGAAAAGGGCCGCGAAGCGCTGCTCAACTATGTTCAAACGAAAAATGTCGCGATCAAACTGAGGTAA
- a CDS encoding carboxymuconolactone decarboxylase family protein produces the protein MDQDLFEKGLEQRKATLGAEYVENNLAKADDFTRPFQEAMTAWCWGFGWGDDVIDPKTRSMMNLAMIGALGKMTEWEIHCRGAINNGVTKDEIRAIIHVVGIYCGVPQSLECFRVARKVLEEHPQTQG, from the coding sequence ATGGATCAGGATCTGTTCGAAAAGGGACTGGAACAACGCAAGGCAACGCTCGGCGCAGAATATGTTGAGAACAACCTGGCGAAGGCAGACGACTTTACCCGCCCCTTTCAGGAGGCGATGACTGCCTGGTGCTGGGGGTTCGGTTGGGGTGACGATGTCATCGACCCAAAAACGAGATCCATGATGAACCTTGCGATGATCGGCGCGCTTGGCAAGATGACCGAGTGGGAGATTCATTGCAGAGGTGCGATCAACAACGGGGTCACCAAGGACGAAATCCGCGCGATCATTCACGTGGTCGGAATTTATTGCGGCGTTCCACAGTCGCTTGAGTGCTTCCGGGTCGCCAGAAAGGTGCTTGAGGAGCATCCCCAGACCCAGGGCTAG
- a CDS encoding ABC transporter permease: protein MDSFWGVLGGAFALVFALDPDLMEIIGLSMKVTLTAVFFACMIGLPLGAAVGTFRFPGRSLIAVILNALMGLPPVVVGLVVYLMLSASGPLGPLRLLYTPTAMIIAQMIIVTPIVAALTRQVVEDLDREYAEQFASLGVGAFDRLFSLLWDARYSLLTVALAGFGRAVAEVGAVLIVGGNINHVTRVMTTTIALETSKGNLQLALALGVILLLIAFAVNACVMAIRASAVRAAYA from the coding sequence ATGGACAGTTTCTGGGGCGTGCTGGGTGGAGCGTTCGCGCTCGTCTTTGCACTGGATCCGGATCTCATGGAAATCATCGGGCTGTCCATGAAGGTAACCCTGACGGCGGTGTTTTTCGCTTGCATGATAGGATTGCCGCTCGGAGCTGCTGTGGGCACATTCCGCTTCCCGGGGCGCTCTCTGATTGCCGTCATACTGAACGCGCTCATGGGTCTGCCGCCGGTTGTGGTTGGCCTCGTCGTTTATCTCATGCTGTCCGCCTCCGGCCCGCTGGGTCCGCTCCGCCTGCTGTATACGCCAACAGCCATGATCATTGCCCAGATGATTATCGTTACGCCCATCGTCGCGGCCCTGACACGTCAGGTCGTTGAAGATCTCGACCGCGAATATGCCGAACAGTTCGCGTCGCTCGGGGTTGGGGCTTTCGACCGCCTGTTCTCCCTTCTTTGGGATGCCCGCTACAGCCTGTTGACGGTCGCGCTCGCAGGCTTCGGCCGTGCGGTCGCTGAAGTCGGTGCTGTCCTGATCGTGGGCGGGAACATCAATCATGTAACACGGGTCATGACGACGACCATTGCGCTTGAGACCTCCAAGGGAAATCTTCAGCTCGCGCTTGCTCTCGGGGTCATCCTTTTGCTGATTGCGTTTGCCGTCAACGCCTGCGTCATGGCCATCAGAGCCTCTGCCGTGAGGGCCGCCTATGCGTGA
- a CDS encoding ATP-binding cassette domain-containing protein, which translates to MRDAAFDMPSAPSVRFQPQDGNPILEAKGIAFRAGGQQLIDGIDITIRRGARTLIMGPNGAGKSLLLRLMHGLIRPDRGEVLWEGQPLTKQAMKSQAMVFQRPVLLRRSVLANLKFALSVRGLRGPKRAQKIKTALASAGLGHLARRPARVLSGGEQQRLAVVRALACEPDLLFLDEPTANLDPASTAAIERLVMEANEKGITIVLVTHDVGQAKRLGEDVIFLQDGRVAEAGPVSQVLNAPRSEPARAWRDGRLYLRPQIRPLTDSDWS; encoded by the coding sequence ATGCGTGATGCTGCCTTCGACATGCCGTCAGCGCCATCGGTCCGCTTTCAGCCGCAGGACGGAAACCCGATCCTTGAAGCAAAGGGGATCGCATTCAGGGCGGGCGGCCAACAGCTGATTGACGGGATCGACATCACCATTCGGCGCGGCGCGCGCACTCTCATCATGGGACCCAATGGGGCTGGCAAGAGCCTGTTGTTGCGCCTGATGCACGGTTTGATCCGGCCCGACAGGGGAGAAGTCCTCTGGGAAGGACAACCTCTGACGAAGCAGGCAATGAAATCCCAGGCGATGGTGTTTCAGCGTCCTGTCCTGTTGCGCCGCTCCGTTCTAGCCAATCTCAAGTTCGCGCTTTCGGTTCGCGGTCTTCGCGGACCCAAGCGCGCGCAGAAGATCAAAACGGCTCTGGCTTCTGCCGGACTGGGTCATCTTGCCCGGCGCCCGGCACGCGTGCTCTCTGGCGGCGAACAACAGCGCCTCGCTGTGGTTCGTGCGCTCGCCTGTGAGCCGGACCTTCTCTTCCTCGACGAACCGACCGCAAACCTTGATCCGGCTTCTACTGCGGCGATCGAAAGGCTCGTGATGGAAGCAAACGAAAAGGGCATCACGATCGTGCTCGTGACGCACGATGTCGGCCAGGCGAAACGGCTTGGAGAAGACGTCATTTTTCTTCAGGACGGCCGCGTTGCGGAAGCAGGACCCGTCAGTCAGGTTCTCAATGCACCGCGCAGTGAACCGGCACGCGCCTGGCGCGATGGCCGCCTTTATCTCAGACCGCAAATTCGGCCCCTTACAGATTCTGACTGGAGTTAA
- a CDS encoding substrate-binding domain-containing protein, with the protein MRFTLVAAAMIGLLSSVAASAEDSFIIVQSTTSTQNSGLFEHLLPAFQEKTGIEVRVVAVGTGQAIRNATNGDGDVLLVHSRPSEEKFVADGLGVARADLMYNDFVIVGPAADPAGVSGSNNVVDALQKIAASETPFASRGDDSGTHKAELRLWNAAGIDAAAASGGWYRETGSGMGATLNTGTGMDAYILTDRATWIAFGNKGNHEIVVEGDPRLFNQYGVILVNPQVHPHVKAEMGQTFIDWLLSKEGQRSISNFTVDGQQLFFPNANDGSS; encoded by the coding sequence ATGCGCTTTACGCTGGTTGCCGCTGCGATGATCGGACTTTTGTCGTCAGTCGCGGCAAGTGCGGAAGACAGCTTCATCATTGTCCAGTCAACAACATCGACGCAGAACTCGGGTCTGTTCGAGCATCTCCTGCCGGCGTTTCAGGAAAAGACCGGCATAGAAGTCCGAGTCGTCGCCGTCGGCACCGGACAGGCGATCCGCAACGCGACCAATGGCGACGGCGATGTTCTTCTCGTGCATTCCAGACCATCGGAGGAAAAATTCGTCGCCGACGGCCTGGGTGTCGCGCGCGCAGACTTGATGTACAACGACTTCGTCATTGTCGGACCGGCAGCAGACCCAGCCGGAGTTTCCGGATCGAACAACGTTGTCGACGCATTGCAGAAAATAGCTGCTTCTGAAACCCCGTTTGCGTCCCGCGGCGATGACAGTGGCACCCACAAGGCCGAGCTCAGATTGTGGAACGCAGCCGGCATCGATGCCGCAGCCGCATCAGGTGGCTGGTACCGGGAAACCGGGTCCGGGATGGGCGCGACCCTGAACACCGGCACCGGTATGGACGCTTACATTTTGACCGACCGCGCGACCTGGATCGCCTTCGGCAACAAGGGCAACCACGAGATCGTTGTGGAAGGTGACCCGCGACTGTTCAATCAATACGGGGTGATCCTTGTGAACCCTCAAGTCCATCCGCACGTCAAAGCCGAGATGGGCCAGACCTTTATCGATTGGCTCTTGTCGAAAGAGGGACAGCGGTCGATCTCAAACTTCACGGTCGACGGTCAGCAGCTGTTCTTCCCCAACGCGAATGACGGATCCAGCTGA
- a CDS encoding aminoglycoside phosphotransferase family protein has product MSVSIPSSLLDIDASWLSEVLSEHGRRGPVQVKELSVTNSTKWNVADTAFLEVEFVDQRIGLPARFFLKIRQDPDPLADIFPGEQAFYVSVGATGLPLADCFVSLVDPASGATCIILEDLSTTFVATPWPMPPTLPHCHMAVRSLAALHAHWVQSATDDLNKRERILDQHVSEMLPGFLEKLGDRLPVDRAALLERVCERIPALKADRYRGIGPVTRIHGDAHFWNVLYPRDGKRGDAILIDWEDWRIDFAGMDLALMMAMHWYPHRRALHEVNLLKSYLEAYNAHATVAMSWEDFWHDYRLGHVCNAVVPVFQHSADKTHASWWSHLERWFLAFEDLNCRELLE; this is encoded by the coding sequence GTGTCCGTTTCCATTCCAAGCTCTCTTCTCGACATTGACGCCAGTTGGCTGTCTGAGGTGCTTTCAGAGCATGGTCGCCGGGGTCCGGTGCAGGTCAAAGAGCTTTCGGTCACCAACTCTACAAAATGGAATGTCGCGGATACCGCTTTCCTGGAAGTTGAATTCGTTGACCAGCGGATTGGTTTGCCTGCCAGGTTCTTCCTGAAGATCAGGCAAGATCCTGATCCGCTTGCTGACATTTTTCCGGGCGAACAGGCGTTTTATGTCAGCGTGGGCGCAACGGGTCTGCCGTTGGCGGACTGTTTTGTTTCGCTCGTCGATCCGGCCAGCGGTGCCACCTGCATCATTCTGGAAGATCTTTCGACGACATTTGTTGCAACACCGTGGCCCATGCCGCCAACACTTCCCCACTGTCATATGGCGGTGCGCTCGCTCGCCGCGTTGCATGCACATTGGGTTCAGTCTGCCACCGACGATCTCAACAAACGTGAGCGCATCCTGGACCAACATGTTTCTGAAATGCTGCCGGGGTTTTTAGAGAAGCTCGGCGATCGGCTGCCGGTGGATCGCGCCGCGCTTTTGGAACGGGTTTGTGAGCGCATTCCGGCGCTAAAGGCAGATCGCTATAGAGGTATTGGCCCGGTCACCCGGATTCATGGCGACGCACACTTCTGGAACGTTTTGTACCCAAGGGACGGGAAACGGGGCGATGCCATCCTGATCGACTGGGAAGACTGGCGGATTGATTTTGCCGGTATGGATCTCGCCCTGATGATGGCCATGCACTGGTATCCGCACCGGCGCGCCCTTCATGAAGTCAATCTGCTGAAGAGCTACCTGGAAGCCTATAACGCGCATGCAACAGTGGCCATGTCATGGGAAGATTTTTGGCATGATTATCGGCTTGGCCATGTGTGCAATGCTGTCGTTCCGGTGTTTCAGCACAGTGCTGACAAAACACACGCCAGCTGGTGGTCGCATCTGGAACGGTGGTTTCTCGCTTTTGAGGACCTGAATTGCCGCGAATTGCTCGAGTAA